One window of the Runella slithyformis DSM 19594 genome contains the following:
- a CDS encoding DUF4197 domain-containing protein — protein MKTSFIYVCMFLFAANAIAQQPQKKGLGGLLEKAGQVLNSPSVGNLTNDDIVQGLKEALKVGISNGSAQASAVDGYFKNNLIKIAFPPDVQRVETRLRQLGLGNEVDRFVLSLNRAAEDAAKKSKPVFVKAITTMTIQDAAGILRGDSTAATQYLRRTTNQELYNQFFPVVDSTLKLNNATKYYADLVNTYNKLPLVQKVNPDLKQYATQKAIDGLFVLVAQEERKIRKDPVARVNEVLQKVFGQK, from the coding sequence ATGAAAACATCCTTCATTTACGTATGTATGTTCCTCTTTGCTGCCAATGCCATAGCGCAACAACCTCAGAAAAAAGGCCTTGGCGGATTGTTAGAAAAAGCCGGGCAAGTTCTCAACTCGCCGTCAGTTGGCAATTTGACCAATGATGATATTGTGCAAGGGTTAAAAGAAGCCCTGAAAGTCGGAATTTCCAACGGCTCGGCGCAGGCTTCGGCCGTGGACGGCTATTTTAAAAACAATCTTATAAAAATTGCCTTTCCTCCCGATGTACAGCGGGTAGAAACGCGATTGCGTCAGCTCGGACTGGGAAATGAAGTAGACCGTTTTGTATTATCACTCAATCGGGCCGCCGAAGATGCCGCCAAAAAATCGAAACCTGTGTTTGTGAAAGCGATCACGACCATGACCATTCAGGATGCCGCCGGAATCTTACGTGGAGATTCAACCGCCGCTACGCAGTACCTGCGTCGTACCACCAATCAGGAATTGTACAATCAGTTTTTTCCCGTCGTAGACAGTACGCTGAAACTGAACAACGCCACTAAGTACTACGCTGATCTGGTCAATACGTACAACAAATTGCCGTTGGTTCAAAAAGTGAATCCCGACTTAAAACAATATGCTACCCAAAAAGCGATTGACGGTTTGTTTGTATTGGTAGCGCAGGAAGAGCGTAAGATTCGGAAAGACCCCGTGGCGCGGGTAAATGAAGTGCTGCAAAAGGTATTTGGGCAGAAGTAA